Proteins from a single region of Diaphorobacter limosus:
- a CDS encoding methylated-DNA--[protein]-cysteine S-methyltransferase: MTLHSCTFTTPLGDMLAVASPAGLCLLEFVGQKGLERELAQVQAARGTAVQAGASPILAQTRAEVAEYFAGRRQGFGVALDLVGTAFQLAAWQALLAIPHGQTRSYAQQARSIGQPTATRAVAAANGANKVSIIVPCHRVIGSNGSLTGFGGGLARKQALLALEGRAQQQDLHGI; encoded by the coding sequence ATGACGCTGCACTCCTGCACCTTCACCACCCCCTTGGGCGACATGCTGGCTGTGGCGTCGCCGGCCGGCCTGTGCCTGCTTGAATTCGTCGGCCAGAAGGGCCTGGAGCGTGAACTGGCCCAGGTGCAGGCGGCGCGCGGCACGGCCGTGCAGGCGGGCGCCAGCCCCATCCTGGCCCAGACCCGGGCCGAGGTGGCCGAATACTTTGCCGGGCGGCGCCAGGGTTTTGGCGTGGCGCTCGATCTTGTGGGCACCGCCTTTCAGCTGGCCGCCTGGCAGGCGCTGCTGGCCATTCCCCACGGCCAGACGCGCAGTTATGCGCAGCAGGCCCGCTCCATAGGCCAACCCACGGCCACGCGCGCCGTGGCGGCGGCCAACGGCGCCAACAAGGTGTCCATCATCGTGCCCTGCCACCGCGTGATCGGCAGCAACGGCAGCCTGACCGGCTTTGGCGGCGGCCTGGCGCGCAAGCAGGCCCTGCTGGCACTGGAAGGCCGGGCGCAACAACAGGATTTACATGGCATCTGA
- the bluB gene encoding 5,6-dimethylbenzimidazole synthase, whose amino-acid sequence MASDTPPTAQAYGAQERAAIYRAIDERRDMRHFAGGSVAPEVLTRLLTAAHHAPSVGFMQPWRFIRVRSRALREQLHACVEVERQRTADALGERRDGFLQLKVEGLLDAAEVFAVALADGREAHVFGRRTLPEMDLASVACAIQNLWLAARAEGLGMGWVSFFDPADVARLLQLPPGARAVALLCLGPVHGFYEEPMLARERWARRAPLASVVFDDGWRRQADWLDRA is encoded by the coding sequence ATGGCATCTGACACCCCACCCACGGCCCAGGCCTACGGCGCACAAGAGCGCGCCGCCATCTACCGCGCCATCGACGAGCGGCGCGACATGCGCCACTTCGCCGGCGGCAGCGTGGCGCCCGAGGTGCTCACGCGCCTGCTCACCGCCGCGCACCACGCGCCCAGCGTCGGCTTCATGCAGCCCTGGCGCTTCATCCGCGTGCGCAGCCGCGCCCTGCGCGAGCAGCTCCATGCCTGTGTCGAGGTGGAGCGCCAGCGCACGGCCGACGCCCTGGGCGAGCGCCGCGATGGCTTTTTGCAGCTCAAGGTCGAAGGCCTGCTCGATGCCGCCGAGGTCTTTGCCGTGGCCCTGGCCGATGGGCGCGAGGCCCATGTGTTCGGCCGTCGCACCCTGCCCGAGATGGATCTGGCCTCGGTCGCCTGCGCTATCCAGAACCTGTGGCTGGCGGCGCGCGCCGAGGGGCTGGGCATGGGCTGGGTGTCCTTCTTCGATCCGGCCGATGTCGCCCGGCTGCTGCAACTGCCGCCGGGCGCGCGCGCCGTGGCGCTGCTCTGCCTGGGGCCGGTGCATGGTTTTTACGAGGAGCCCATGCTTGCCCGCGAACGCTGGGCACGCCGGGCGCCGCTCGCATCGGTGGTGTTTGACGATGGCTGGAGGCGGCAGGCCGACTGGCTGGATCGGGCCTGA
- a CDS encoding class I SAM-dependent methyltransferase, whose amino-acid sequence MTRLITDELDLLAELVPAPGPQVIELGCGAARMAQQMLKRWPGLRYMGLEVDAIQHARNLQDPPEGMRFVAAGAQDIPCGDGEFDLALMLKSLHHVPLTAMDQALAEVARVLRPGGYLYVSEPVYAGPLNEIVRLYNDEGVVRAAAQAAVDRALSAFGSPWQQVAERRFDMPVQFSDFAEFDQRMMRPTFADHRIDAALQERVAAAFAPHCTAEGARFVRPMHVRLLQRQA is encoded by the coding sequence ATGACCCGCCTGATCACCGACGAACTGGATCTCCTCGCCGAGCTGGTGCCCGCCCCCGGGCCGCAGGTGATAGAGCTGGGCTGCGGCGCCGCGCGCATGGCGCAGCAGATGCTCAAGCGCTGGCCGGGCCTGCGCTACATGGGCCTGGAGGTGGATGCCATACAGCACGCACGCAACCTGCAAGACCCGCCAGAGGGCATGCGCTTCGTGGCCGCTGGGGCGCAGGACATTCCCTGTGGCGATGGCGAATTTGACCTGGCGCTGATGCTCAAGTCCCTGCACCATGTGCCGCTGACGGCCATGGACCAGGCGCTGGCCGAGGTGGCGCGGGTGCTGCGCCCTGGTGGCTACCTGTATGTCTCCGAGCCCGTGTATGCCGGGCCGCTCAACGAGATCGTGCGCCTGTACAACGACGAAGGCGTGGTGCGCGCCGCGGCACAGGCGGCCGTGGATCGTGCCCTGTCAGCCTTCGGCAGCCCCTGGCAACAGGTGGCCGAGCGGCGCTTTGACATGCCGGTGCAATTCAGCGACTTTGCCGAGTTCGACCAACGCATGATGCGCCCCACGTTTGCCGATCACCGCATCGATGCCGCGCTGCAGGAGCGTGTGGCCGCGGCCTTTGCGCCGCATTGCACGGCCGAGGGCGCACGTTTTGTGCGCCCCATGCATGTGCGGCTGCTGCAACGCCAGGCTTGA
- a CDS encoding Mth938-like domain-containing protein: MKFQPDQFDVQTITAYGPGWISVDADKITSSVIISSRGQRIAWDCSRFEDLTPAHFAQLAELDAEVVIFGSGARNRFPPPAWLQPLMARRMGLETMDTQAACRTYNILAGEGRNVVAALLLETP; this comes from the coding sequence ATGAAATTCCAGCCCGACCAATTCGACGTGCAGACCATCACCGCCTACGGGCCGGGCTGGATCAGCGTGGACGCCGACAAGATCACCAGCAGCGTCATCATCAGCTCGCGCGGCCAGCGTATCGCCTGGGACTGCAGCCGCTTTGAAGACCTGACCCCGGCCCACTTCGCGCAACTGGCCGAGCTGGACGCCGAGGTGGTGATCTTTGGCAGCGGCGCGCGCAACCGCTTCCCCCCGCCCGCCTGGCTGCAGCCGCTGATGGCCAGGCGCATGGGCCTGGAGACCATGGACACCCAGGCCGCCTGCCGCACCTACAACATCCTGGCCGGCGAAGGCCGCAACGTGGTCGCGGCCCTGCTGCTGGAGACCCCTTGA
- a CDS encoding pyridoxal phosphate-dependent aminotransferase, with product MKPIHKSAKLSNVLYDVRGPIVDAAKQMEDEGQKIIKLNIGNLAPFGFDAPEEIQQDMIRNLPNSAGYSDSKGIFAARKAVMHYSQQQGVAGVTLDDIYLGNGASDLIVMATMALLDDGDELLVPAPDYPLWTASASLAGGKPVHYLCDEDNGWMPSLADIRAKITPRTRGIVVINPNNPTGALYSDELLRGIVAIAREHELVLFADEVYDKVLYDGVGHTAMASLSSDVLTLTFNSLSKAYRSCGYRAGWMVISGDKAAARDYIEGLNMLANIKLGSNVPGQWAIQTALGGYQSINDLVKEGGRLRRQRDLAYELITQIPGVSCVKPQAALYMFPRLDPDMYPIADDRQFFMEVLRATRVMLVQGSGFNYPDNQHFRIVFLPHEDDLREAVARLAAFLATYRQRNAKAA from the coding sequence ATGAAGCCCATCCACAAATCCGCCAAGCTCAGCAATGTTCTCTACGACGTCCGCGGCCCGATCGTGGACGCGGCCAAGCAGATGGAGGACGAGGGCCAGAAGATCATCAAGCTCAACATCGGCAACCTGGCGCCGTTCGGCTTTGATGCGCCCGAGGAAATCCAGCAGGACATGATCCGCAACCTGCCCAACTCGGCGGGCTACTCGGACAGCAAGGGCATCTTCGCGGCGCGCAAGGCGGTGATGCACTACAGCCAGCAGCAGGGCGTGGCCGGCGTGACGCTGGACGATATCTACCTGGGCAATGGCGCCAGCGACCTGATCGTGATGGCCACCATGGCGCTGCTGGATGACGGCGATGAGCTGCTCGTGCCGGCGCCCGACTACCCGCTGTGGACTGCCTCGGCCAGTCTTGCCGGCGGCAAGCCCGTGCATTACCTGTGCGACGAGGACAACGGCTGGATGCCGAGCCTGGCCGACATCCGCGCCAAGATCACGCCGCGCACGCGCGGCATCGTGGTCATCAACCCGAACAACCCCACCGGCGCGCTGTATTCGGACGAACTGCTGCGCGGCATCGTCGCGATCGCGCGCGAGCATGAGCTGGTGCTGTTTGCCGACGAGGTCTACGACAAGGTGCTGTACGACGGCGTGGGCCACACGGCCATGGCCAGCCTGTCCTCCGACGTGCTCACGCTGACCTTCAATTCGCTCTCCAAGGCCTACCGCTCTTGCGGCTACCGTGCCGGCTGGATGGTGATCTCGGGCGACAAGGCTGCGGCGCGCGACTACATCGAGGGCCTGAACATGCTGGCCAACATCAAGCTCGGCTCCAACGTGCCGGGCCAGTGGGCGATACAGACGGCGCTGGGCGGCTACCAGAGCATCAACGACCTGGTGAAAGAGGGCGGGCGCCTGCGCCGCCAGCGCGACCTGGCCTATGAGCTGATCACGCAGATTCCGGGCGTCAGCTGCGTCAAGCCGCAGGCGGCGCTGTACATGTTCCCGCGCCTGGATCCGGACATGTACCCGATCGCCGACGACCGCCAGTTCTTCATGGAGGTGCTGCGCGCCACGCGCGTGATGCTGGTGCAGGGCTCGGGCTTCAATTACCCGGACAACCAGCATTTCCGCATCGTCTTTCTGCCGCACGAGGACGACCTGCGTGAGGCGGTCGCGCGTCTGGCGGCCTTCCTGGCAACCTATCGACAGCGCAACGCCAAGGCGGCTTGA
- a CDS encoding homoserine dehydrogenase: MKPIQVGLLGIGTVGSGVFNVLQRNQEEIRRRAGRGIEIACVADLDTARARSIVGEGTRVVGDAREVIANPEIDIVIELIGGYGIAKQLVLEAIAAGKHVVTANKALLAVHGTEIFKAAADKGVVVAYEAAVAGGIPIIKALREGLSANQIQWVAGIINGTTNFILSEMRDKGLDFDVVLKEAQRLGYAEADPTFDIEGVDAAHKATIMSAIAFGIPVQFDKAYVEGITKLSAADIRYAEQLGYRIKLLGITKRTDKGVELRVHPSLVPAKRLIANVEGAMNAVVVHGDAVGTTLYYGKGAGSEPTASAVIADLVDITRLIEADPAHRVPPLAFQSHTLGAAGQDLPVLPMAEVVTSYYLRIRVADQAGVLARITGLLADAGISIDAVLQREADEVGGEGSTQTDVIILTHDTREGDMDGALAQIQALPTVLAPITRIRKEELN, from the coding sequence ATGAAACCCATACAAGTAGGCCTGCTGGGCATCGGCACCGTGGGCAGCGGCGTGTTCAACGTCTTGCAACGCAACCAGGAAGAGATTCGCCGCCGGGCCGGCCGCGGCATAGAGATCGCCTGTGTGGCCGATCTGGACACCGCGCGCGCCCGCTCCATCGTCGGCGAGGGCACGCGCGTGGTGGGCGATGCGCGCGAGGTCATTGCCAACCCCGAGATCGACATCGTCATCGAGCTGATCGGCGGCTACGGCATAGCCAAACAACTGGTGCTGGAGGCGATTGCCGCCGGCAAGCATGTGGTCACGGCCAACAAGGCCTTGCTGGCCGTGCATGGCACGGAGATCTTCAAGGCCGCCGCCGACAAGGGCGTAGTCGTCGCCTACGAGGCGGCCGTGGCCGGCGGCATCCCCATCATCAAGGCGCTGCGCGAGGGCCTGTCGGCCAACCAGATCCAGTGGGTGGCCGGCATCATCAATGGCACGACCAACTTCATCCTGTCCGAGATGCGCGACAAGGGCCTGGACTTCGACGTGGTCTTGAAGGAGGCGCAGCGCCTGGGCTACGCCGAGGCGGACCCGACGTTTGACATCGAGGGCGTGGACGCCGCGCACAAGGCCACCATCATGTCGGCGATTGCCTTCGGCATTCCGGTGCAGTTCGACAAGGCCTATGTGGAGGGCATCACCAAGCTGAGCGCCGCCGACATCCGCTACGCCGAGCAGCTCGGTTACCGCATCAAGCTGCTGGGCATCACCAAGCGCACCGACAAGGGCGTGGAGCTGCGCGTGCACCCCAGCCTGGTGCCGGCCAAGCGCCTGATCGCCAACGTCGAGGGCGCGATGAACGCCGTGGTGGTGCACGGCGACGCCGTGGGCACCACGCTGTACTACGGCAAGGGCGCGGGCTCGGAGCCCACAGCCAGCGCCGTGATCGCCGACCTGGTGGACATCACCCGCCTGATCGAGGCCGACCCCGCGCACCGTGTGCCGCCGCTGGCCTTCCAGAGCCACACGCTGGGCGCGGCGGGGCAGGACCTGCCCGTGCTGCCCATGGCCGAGGTGGTCACCAGCTACTACCTGCGCATCCGCGTGGCCGACCAGGCCGGCGTGCTGGCCCGGATCACCGGTCTGCTGGCCGACGCCGGCATCAGCATCGACGCCGTGCTGCAGCGCGAGGCCGACGAGGTGGGCGGCGAGGGCTCGACGCAAACCGACGTCATCATCCTCACCCACGACACGCGCGAGGGCGACATGGACGGCGCCCTGGCCCAGATCCAGGCCTTGCCCACGGTGCTGGCACCGATCACGCGCATCCGCAAGGAAGAACTGAACTGA
- a CDS encoding type II toxin-antitoxin system Phd/YefM family antitoxin, which produces MSAIWQVQEAKNHFSEVIERALTEGPQTVTRHGKPVVRVVAVTEGDMQEPADDGFLEFLLSAPKVEGGLPEMPRDTNPGRSPMFGED; this is translated from the coding sequence ATGTCCGCAATCTGGCAAGTGCAAGAAGCCAAGAACCACTTCAGCGAAGTGATCGAGCGCGCCCTCACCGAAGGGCCGCAGACCGTCACGCGCCATGGCAAGCCCGTGGTGCGGGTGGTCGCGGTGACCGAGGGCGACATGCAGGAGCCTGCCGATGACGGGTTCCTGGAGTTTTTGCTCAGCGCGCCCAAGGTCGAGGGCGGGCTACCTGAGATGCCGCGCGACACAAACCCGGGGCGCTCGCCCATGTTTGGCGAGGATTGA
- a CDS encoding PIN domain-containing protein, whose translation MRWLLDTCTISESTYPQPHAGVLDWLRRHHHDCAIAAASFAEIHYGIACLPHGAKRNRLQAWALELAQQFDGRILASDDAVWRQFGDLKASLRAMGRMQDALDMVIAATALHHGLPLVTRNTRHFEDTGLRLVNPWADVSQA comes from the coding sequence ATGCGCTGGCTGCTCGATACCTGCACGATATCGGAGTCGACTTATCCCCAACCCCATGCTGGCGTGCTCGACTGGCTGCGTCGGCACCACCATGATTGCGCCATCGCTGCGGCATCCTTTGCCGAAATCCATTACGGCATCGCCTGCCTGCCACATGGCGCCAAGCGCAATCGCCTACAGGCATGGGCGCTGGAGCTGGCTCAGCAGTTCGATGGTCGTATTCTTGCCTCCGACGATGCCGTGTGGCGCCAGTTTGGCGACCTCAAGGCTTCGTTGCGCGCCATGGGCCGTATGCAGGATGCCCTGGACATGGTGATTGCCGCGACGGCGCTGCACCACGGCCTGCCCCTCGTCACCCGCAACACGCGCCACTTTGAAGACACGGGCCTCAGGCTCGTCAACCCCTGGGCCGACGTGTCCCAGGCTTGA
- the thrC gene encoding threonine synthase, whose translation MQYLSTRGHPERKRFCDILLEGLAPDGGLYLPETYPQIDDAALTQLRRAYNEEGYAALAFRILSLYIDDIPAADLKALCAKTYTQEVFGTKEIVPLRQLEDGLWIEALSNGPTLAFKDMAMQLLGNLFEYELARRGEELNILGATSGDTGSAAEYAMRGKQGVRVFMTSPHGRMSPFQQAQMFSLQDENIHNLAIEGVFDDCQDIVKAVSNDHAFKARYKIGTVNSINWARLLAQVVYYFAGYIQATQGNEQKVSFTVPSGNFGNICAGHVARQMGLPIDRLVVATNENDVLDEFFRTGVYQVRASEHTYETSSPSMDISKASNFERFVFDLVGRDGARTQALFADGVGRAGRFDLSQDAVFQDTAGKYGFVSGKSTHADRLATIRDTYQRFGQIIDTHTADGVKVARERRGDLAVPMIVLETALPIKFAETIQEALGRAPERPARFEGIELLPKRVQQLPADVERVKAYIAAHCD comes from the coding sequence ATGCAATACCTCTCCACCCGCGGCCACCCCGAACGCAAGCGTTTTTGCGACATCCTGCTCGAAGGCCTGGCGCCCGACGGCGGCCTGTACCTGCCCGAGACCTACCCGCAGATCGACGACGCTGCGCTGACCCAGCTGCGCCGCGCCTACAACGAGGAAGGCTACGCCGCGCTGGCGTTTCGCATCCTCTCGCTGTACATCGACGACATTCCCGCCGCCGACCTGAAGGCCTTGTGTGCCAAGACCTATACGCAAGAGGTCTTCGGCACGAAAGAGATCGTGCCCCTGCGCCAGCTGGAAGACGGCCTGTGGATCGAAGCGCTGTCCAACGGCCCCACGCTGGCCTTCAAGGACATGGCCATGCAGCTGCTGGGCAACCTGTTCGAGTACGAGCTGGCGCGCCGTGGCGAAGAGCTGAACATCCTGGGCGCCACCAGTGGCGACACCGGCAGCGCGGCCGAATACGCCATGCGCGGCAAGCAGGGCGTGCGCGTCTTTATGACCAGCCCGCACGGCCGCATGAGCCCCTTCCAGCAGGCGCAGATGTTCAGCCTGCAAGACGAGAACATCCACAACCTGGCGATAGAGGGCGTGTTCGACGACTGCCAGGACATCGTCAAGGCCGTGAGCAATGACCATGCCTTCAAGGCCCGCTACAAGATCGGCACCGTCAACTCCATCAACTGGGCGCGCCTGCTGGCCCAGGTGGTGTACTACTTTGCCGGCTACATACAGGCCACGCAAGGCAACGAGCAGAAGGTCAGCTTCACCGTGCCCAGCGGCAACTTCGGCAACATCTGCGCCGGCCATGTGGCGCGCCAGATGGGTCTGCCGATCGACCGCCTGGTGGTGGCCACGAACGAGAACGACGTGCTCGACGAGTTCTTCCGCACCGGCGTCTACCAGGTGCGCGCCAGCGAGCACACCTACGAGACGTCCAGCCCCTCGATGGACATCAGCAAGGCCAGCAACTTCGAGCGCTTCGTGTTCGACCTGGTGGGCCGCGACGGCGCGCGTACCCAGGCCCTGTTTGCCGACGGCGTGGGCCGGGCGGGGCGCTTCGACCTGAGCCAGGACGCCGTGTTCCAGGACACGGCCGGCAAATATGGTTTCGTGAGCGGCAAGAGCACGCACGCCGACCGCCTGGCCACCATCCGTGACACGTATCAGCGCTTCGGCCAGATCATCGACACCCACACCGCCGATGGCGTGAAGGTGGCGCGCGAGCGGCGCGGCGACCTGGCCGTGCCGATGATCGTGCTGGAGACGGCCCTGCCCATCAAGTTTGCCGAGACCATCCAAGAGGCCCTGGGCCGCGCGCCCGAGCGTCCGGCCAGGTTCGAGGGCATAGAGCTGCTACCCAAGCGCGTGCAGCAGCTGCCGGCCGATGTCGAGCGGGTGAAGGCCTATATCGCCGCGCACTGTGATTGA
- the mobB gene encoding molybdopterin-guanine dinucleotide biosynthesis protein B, with protein MKVLGFAGYSGSGKTTLLEQLIALLRLRGLRVSVVKHAHHRFDIDHQGKDSWRHREAGAYEVVVASDRRMALMREYEQPHAIDPHELLAELDPRVDWVLVEGFKHSDLPKVEVWRPAAPGQPERPVHYGGDDHVVAVATDAAQLPRPTALPVLNLRDPEAVAQWMLEQGARFDYLPQAVEACE; from the coding sequence GTGAAGGTGCTGGGCTTTGCCGGTTATTCGGGCAGTGGCAAGACCACGCTGCTGGAGCAGCTGATTGCCCTGCTGCGCCTGCGCGGCCTGCGCGTGTCGGTGGTCAAGCACGCGCACCACAGGTTTGATATCGACCACCAGGGCAAGGACAGCTGGCGCCACCGCGAGGCCGGCGCCTACGAGGTGGTCGTGGCATCCGACCGGCGCATGGCGCTGATGCGCGAGTACGAGCAGCCCCATGCGATCGATCCGCATGAGCTGCTGGCCGAACTCGACCCGCGCGTCGATTGGGTGCTGGTGGAAGGCTTCAAGCACAGCGACCTGCCCAAGGTCGAGGTCTGGCGACCCGCCGCGCCCGGCCAGCCGGAGCGCCCCGTGCACTACGGTGGCGATGACCATGTGGTGGCCGTCGCCACCGACGCGGCACAGCTGCCCCGGCCCACCGCGCTGCCCGTGCTGAACCTGCGCGACCCCGAGGCGGTGGCGCAGTGGATGCTGGAGCAGGGCGCGCGTTTTGACTATCTGCCCCAAGCCGTGGAGGCCTGCGAATGA
- a CDS encoding molybdopterin-binding protein: MTARTPLIPLDDALTELLAQARPLAGVDTVSTFDADGRVLAQAAISPLQVPQQDNSAMDGYALRCVDVAAAGVELRVSQRIAAGDSGQPLLPGTAARIFTGAPVPAGADAVVMQEDCEALDDGQRVRINHLPSPGQAIRRAGEDITLGAQVLAAGTRLTPAELGLAASIGLAQLQVALRPRVALFSTGDELVMPGEVAPAQMRPGAIYNSNRFFLRAMLQRLGCAVTDMGVVPDRLDATVAALREAAQGHDLILTSGGVSVGEEDHVKPAVQSLGSLDLWQIAIKPGKPFAYGRIGGAHFIGLPGNPVSSFITFALLVRPFLLRLQGVVNVAPTTIAASAGFDWPRVDKRREFLRARHGADGRLELFANQGSGVLTSVAWGDGLVDNPASHAIARGDQVRFLPFAELLS; the protein is encoded by the coding sequence ATGACAGCGCGCACACCCCTCATACCCCTTGACGACGCCCTGACCGAGCTGCTGGCCCAGGCCAGGCCGCTGGCCGGCGTCGACACCGTCAGCACCTTCGATGCCGACGGCCGTGTGCTGGCGCAGGCGGCTATCTCGCCTCTGCAGGTGCCGCAACAGGACAACAGCGCCATGGACGGCTATGCGCTGCGCTGCGTCGACGTCGCTGCGGCGGGCGTGGAGTTGCGCGTGTCGCAGCGCATTGCGGCCGGCGACAGCGGCCAGCCCCTGCTGCCCGGCACGGCCGCGCGCATCTTCACCGGTGCGCCCGTGCCAGCCGGGGCCGACGCCGTGGTGATGCAGGAGGACTGCGAGGCGCTCGACGACGGCCAGCGCGTGCGTATCAACCACCTGCCCAGCCCGGGCCAGGCCATACGCCGCGCCGGCGAGGACATCACCCTGGGTGCCCAGGTGCTGGCCGCCGGCACGCGCCTGACCCCGGCCGAGCTGGGCCTGGCCGCCAGCATTGGGCTGGCGCAGCTGCAGGTGGCGCTCCGCCCGCGCGTGGCCTTGTTCTCCACCGGCGACGAGCTCGTCATGCCCGGCGAGGTGGCGCCCGCGCAAATGCGCCCCGGTGCCATCTACAACAGCAACCGCTTCTTTCTGCGCGCCATGCTGCAGCGCCTGGGCTGCGCGGTGACTGACATGGGGGTGGTGCCGGATCGGCTGGACGCCACCGTGGCCGCGCTGCGCGAGGCCGCCCAGGGGCACGATCTGATCCTGACCAGTGGCGGTGTCTCGGTGGGCGAGGAAGACCATGTCAAGCCCGCCGTGCAAAGTCTGGGCAGCCTGGACTTGTGGCAGATCGCCATCAAGCCCGGCAAGCCCTTTGCTTACGGCCGCATCGGTGGCGCGCATTTCATCGGCCTGCCCGGCAACCCGGTATCGAGCTTCATCACCTTTGCGCTGCTGGTGCGGCCCTTCCTGCTGCGGCTGCAGGGGGTGGTGAATGTTGCTCCAACAACAATAGCTGCCAGCGCTGGATTTGATTGGCCAAGAGTCGATAAACGCCGAGAATTCTTGCGTGCCCGCCATGGTGCGGACGGCCGCCTGGAGCTGTTTGCCAACCAGGGCTCGGGCGTGCTCACTTCGGTCGCCTGGGGTGATGGCCTGGTCGACAACCCCGCGAGCCACGCAATAGCGCGCGGCGACCAGGTACGTTTTCTGCCCTTTGCCGAGCTGCTGTCATGA
- a CDS encoding MoaD/ThiS family protein, with product MTAPLTITVRYFASIREAVGQGQETLRTAAPTLGALRDELIARGQPWADCLARGRAVRMALDQTMAQEATPLADGAEAAFFPPVTGG from the coding sequence ATGACCGCGCCGCTCACCATCACCGTGCGCTACTTCGCCTCCATCCGTGAGGCCGTGGGCCAGGGTCAGGAAACCCTGCGCACCGCTGCCCCCACCCTGGGCGCGCTGCGCGACGAGCTGATAGCGCGCGGCCAGCCCTGGGCCGATTGCCTGGCGCGCGGCCGAGCCGTGCGCATGGCGCTGGATCAAACCATGGCCCAGGAAGCCACGCCGCTGGCCGACGGTGCTGAGGCGGCGTTCTTTCCGCCCGTCACCGGCGGTTGA
- a CDS encoding DUF3149 domain-containing protein, producing MQLLKQLFTTEVGLFSAVGIGFMLCMLVFFVWLFTRNDAPPADQKQP from the coding sequence ATGCAACTGCTCAAGCAACTCTTCACCACCGAGGTCGGCCTGTTCAGCGCCGTGGGCATAGGCTTCATGCTGTGCATGCTGGTGTTCTTTGTCTGGCTGTTCACGCGCAACGACGCGCCGCCAGCAGACCAGAAGCAGCCCTGA
- a CDS encoding molybdenum cofactor biosynthesis protein MoaE: MTRVSIQTQDFDVSAELARLRAQDARVGAVCCFVGTVRDRNDGDAVATMELEHYPGMTEKSIEAMIAAALARFDLYGVRVIHRVGLLAPLDQIVLVAVTSAHRGESFQACEFLMDYLKTQAPFWKKEETPQGARWVDARVADDAALARWGIAAPAQFD; this comes from the coding sequence ATGACCCGCGTTTCCATCCAGACCCAGGATTTCGATGTCTCGGCCGAGCTGGCCCGGCTGCGCGCCCAGGATGCGCGCGTGGGCGCCGTCTGCTGCTTTGTCGGCACAGTGCGTGACCGCAACGATGGTGATGCCGTGGCGACGATGGAGCTGGAGCATTACCCCGGCATGACCGAGAAGTCCATCGAGGCCATGATAGCTGCGGCGCTGGCGCGTTTTGACCTGTACGGCGTTCGCGTGATCCACCGCGTGGGGCTGTTGGCGCCGCTCGATCAGATCGTGCTGGTGGCCGTCACCAGCGCGCACCGCGGCGAGAGTTTCCAGGCCTGCGAATTCCTCATGGACTACCTGAAAACCCAGGCACCGTTCTGGAAGAAGGAAGAAACGCCCCAGGGCGCGCGCTGGGTGGACGCGCGCGTGGCCGACGACGCGGCGCTGGCGCGCTGGGGCATTGCCGCGCCAGCGCAATTTGACTGA